The Vibrio ishigakensis genome has a window encoding:
- a CDS encoding iron-containing alcohol dehydrogenase: MQNFDFYNPTQIVFGQDRLAELDKHIPQNAKVMVLYGGGSVKKFGTLDKIASALGSREVIEFGGIEPNPKFDTMMKAVEIVQAEKVDFLLAVGGGSVMDGTKFVAFASTADSEHHTLLFHGFNPVPVSEALPLGCVVTLPATGSEMNPFGVVTYNDQKYPFMSPLVFPKFSFLDPDLTRTLPDEQVANGVADAFVHVVEQYLTYPVHGMVQDRFAEGLLKTLVEIGPTTLADKDDIDARKNFIWSATMALNGLIGSGVPHDWATHMIGHELTAMFGIAHGRTLAIVLPSLLRERKEQKREKLLQFAERVWEINEGSDDEKINSAIDKTEAFFNSLGIVTNLTHYGINDSDIDTVVANMEKMGLTALSETGDLTLDIVHKILTAAK; the protein is encoded by the coding sequence ATGCAAAACTTTGATTTCTACAATCCTACTCAAATTGTTTTTGGGCAGGATCGTCTCGCGGAGTTGGATAAGCATATCCCACAGAATGCAAAAGTAATGGTGCTTTACGGCGGCGGTAGTGTTAAGAAATTTGGAACCCTAGATAAGATTGCCAGTGCGCTTGGCAGTCGTGAGGTGATTGAGTTTGGTGGTATCGAGCCCAACCCTAAGTTCGATACCATGATGAAGGCGGTAGAGATAGTACAAGCTGAAAAAGTGGATTTTCTGCTGGCTGTTGGCGGTGGCTCGGTAATGGATGGTACTAAGTTCGTTGCCTTTGCTTCGACAGCAGACAGTGAGCACCATACTCTGCTATTCCACGGCTTTAACCCAGTGCCTGTGAGTGAAGCGCTTCCCCTTGGCTGCGTGGTTACCTTGCCTGCAACCGGCTCAGAGATGAACCCATTTGGGGTGGTTACTTATAATGACCAGAAGTATCCCTTCATGTCGCCCTTAGTGTTTCCTAAGTTCTCTTTCCTAGACCCAGATTTGACCAGAACTTTGCCTGACGAGCAGGTAGCAAACGGTGTAGCAGATGCTTTTGTGCACGTCGTTGAGCAGTATCTCACCTATCCGGTCCACGGCATGGTGCAAGATAGATTTGCCGAAGGGCTATTGAAGACACTGGTTGAGATTGGCCCAACAACATTGGCCGACAAGGATGATATTGACGCTCGAAAAAACTTCATCTGGTCTGCAACTATGGCACTCAATGGCTTGATTGGCTCGGGTGTACCACACGACTGGGCGACCCATATGATAGGGCATGAGCTAACGGCCATGTTTGGTATTGCTCATGGTCGTACTTTAGCGATTGTCCTGCCATCGCTTCTCCGTGAACGTAAAGAACAGAAGCGAGAGAAATTGCTTCAGTTCGCTGAGCGTGTTTGGGAGATTAATGAAGGTAGTGACGACGAGAAGATCAATTCTGCTATCGATAAGACCGAAGCCTTTTTTAACTCCCTTGGTATAGTCACAAATTTGACGCATTACGGCATCAACGATTCCGA